The Lytechinus pictus isolate F3 Inbred chromosome 10, Lp3.0, whole genome shotgun sequence genome includes a window with the following:
- the LOC129269796 gene encoding protein canopy 4-like produces the protein MAANGSPMAVFVCLFYIIFFVLHAVQVEVEAKVTDPHREPSKCEVCKFVANELQETMEDTGKTSDVLHLGHRIDQPKREIKYRHSELRLLETLDEVCPKILQYNIHAERQNSRRFSKGMSETMGTLHGLVDKGVKVELGIPYQMWDEPSAAVTKMKQYCDTMVEQFEESIENWFFKTNQEKRLSEYLCRERVLSKEDLECLDEEWTGAEKVDYNKEAEEEREEEEREEKLKKERKKKKRQEKAAREKAARKAKGVRKGEEEDELEDDDEAWERKRQMRKEQMRQKAREKKSREEIRREMEEEKLRRRKRKNDEL, from the exons ATGGCTGCCAATGGAAGCCCCATGGCTGTGTTCGTGTGCTTGTTTTATATCATCTTCTTTGTTTTACACGCTGTCCAAGTGGAAGTGGAGGCGAAGGTGACCGATCCGCACAGGGAACCCTCGAAGTGTGAAG TTTGTAAGTTTGTAGCCAACGAGCTTCAGGAGACCATGGAGGATACGGGGAAAACTTCTGACGTCCTCCATCTTGGGCATCGCATAGATCAACCAAAGAGAGAAATCAAATACAGGCACTC AGAGCTGAGATTACTGGAGACTCTGGATGAGGTCTGCCCCAAGATCCTTCAATACAATATTCATGCTGAGAGACAGAACTCAAGAAG GTTTTCCAAGGGTATGAGTGAAACCATGGGAACACTTCATGGCCTCGTTGATAAAGGGGTCAAAGTTGAACTTGGCATACCTTATCAGATGTGGGATGAGCCTTCTGCTGCGGTTactaaaatgaaacaatat tgtgaTACGATGGTAGAGCAGTTTGAGGAGTCAATAGAGAACTGGTTCTTTAAGACCAATCAGGAGAAGAGATTGTCAGAGTATCTCTGTCGAGAAAGAGTACTATCAAAAGAAGACTTGG AATGTCTGGACGAAGAATGGACAGGGGCTGAGAAAGTAGACTACAACAAAGAGGCCGAGGAGGAAAGGGAGGAGGAAGAAAGGGAGGAAAAGCTGAAGAAAGaacggaagaagaagaagcggCAGGAGAAAGCGGCGAGGGAGAAGGCCGCCAGGAAAGCGAAAGGAGTGCGGAAGGGCGAGGAGGAGGACGAGCTGGAGGACGACGACGAGGCGTGGGAGCGAAAGAGACAGATGAGGAAGGAGCAGATGAGACAGAAGGCCAGGGAGAAGAAATCTCGAGAGGAGATACGACGGGAGATGGAGGAGGAAAAACTcaggaggaggaaaaggaagaatgaTGAATTATGA
- the LOC129269018 gene encoding hydroxyacylglutathione hydrolase, mitochondrial-like: MMSALSRINSKLIFVSRYSSLGKPFNGIPHSIGQQCEKLRRGSQVSQARLHHIQTVLRPHLRLCHSATTVTSQPDMKVTILSALEDNYMYLLSDEDTKEAAIVDPVNPEKVVQAVKDGGYNLTTVLTTHHHWDHAGGNEKLAEYYKGRSLTVCGGDDRIGALNKKVGDGDQFKIGSLQVTCMFTPCHTKGHICYYIQGDASEDPVVFTGDTLFISACGKFFEGTGDQMYTALIEKLGRLPDDTKVYCGHEYSVSSLTYALTVEPDNKDLQKKLEWAKEQRAKKMPTVPSSIAEEKSYNPFMRVGEPSIQKYVGNTEPVTVMGLLRKDKDNYKPKK, from the exons ATGATGTCGGCTTTGTCTAGGATTAACTCTAAATTGATATTTGTGAGCAGATATTCTTCCTTGGGAAAACCATTCAACGGAATTCCACATTCGATCGGTCAGCAGTGTGAAAAGCTCCGCAGAG GCAGCCAGGTTTCTCAAGCAAGATTGCACCACATCCAGACTGTGCTCCGACCCCATCTCAGACTGTGCCACTCTGCTACCACAGTGACAAGCCAACCCGACATGAAGGTCACCATTCTCTCGGCCCTGGAGgacaactacatgtacctctTGTCCGATGAGGACACCAAGGAAGCCGCCATTGTAGACCCCGTCAACCCGGAAAAG gTTGTGCAAGCTGTGAAAGATGGAGGTTATAACTTGACAACAGTTTTGACCACTCATCACCACTG gGATCATGCAGGTGGTAACGAGAAACTGGCCGAATATTACAAAGGCAGATCGCTCACCGTGTGTGGGGGAGATGATCGCATTGGTGCTCTTAATAAGAAAGTAGGCGATGGAGACCAATTCAAG ATCGGTAGTCTTCAAGTAACGTGTATGTTCACACCCTGCCACACGAAAGGTCACATCTGCTACTACATCCAAGGAGATGCGTCCGAGGATCCAGTTGTATTTACAG GTGATACGTTATTCATATCTGCCTGCGGGAAATTCTTCGAAGGCACCGGTGATCAGATGTACACCGCCCTCATTGAGAAGCTCGGCAGACTGCCTGACGACACCAAGGTTTACTGcggtcatgaatattcagtgtCCAGTCTGACCTATGCCCTCACGGTGGAACCAGATAATAAGGATCTTCAAAAGAAGTTAGAATGGGCAAAG GAGCAAAGAGCCAAGAAAATGCCGACAGTACCCTCTTCTATCGCGGAAGAAAAATCATATAATCCTTTCATGAGAGTCGG AGAGCCATCCATCCAGAAGTATGTAGGTAACACTGAGCCCGTTACAGTGATGGGTCTATTACGCAAAGACAAGGACAACTACAAACCCAAGAAATGA